In the Setaria italica strain Yugu1 chromosome VI, Setaria_italica_v2.0, whole genome shotgun sequence genome, one interval contains:
- the LOC101763158 gene encoding putative glucose-6-phosphate 1-epimerase, with the protein MAAPAPAGAAASPPPPPQLPSPFAEFVKSPSGLEKVVLRGARNCCAEVYLYGGQVTSWKNDNGEELLFLSSKAIFKPPKAIRGGIPICFPQFGTHGNLEQHGFARNRFWSIDNDPPPLPVNPAIKAFVDLILRPSEEDLKIWPHSFEFRLRVALGPSGDLSLTSRIRNTNTDGRPFSYTFAYHTYFSVSDISEVRVEGLETMDYLDNLKAKERFTEQGDAIVFESEVDKVYLAAPSKIAIIDHEKKKTFVVTKEGLPDAVVWNPWDKKAKAMQDFGDGEYKNMLCVEPAAVEKPITLKPGEEWKGRLALSAVPSSYCSGQLDPLKVLHG; encoded by the exons ATGGCCGCCCCTGCCCCCGCTGGCgctgccgcctcgccgccgccgccgccgcagctgccgtCGCCGTTCGCGGAGTTCGTCAAGAGCCCCTCCGGCCTCGAGAAGGTTGTGCTACGCGGCGCTCGCAACTGCTGTGCCGAG GTCTATCTTTATGGAGGTCAAGTAACATCATGGAAGAATGACAATGGGGAAGAGTTGCTTTTTCTCAGCAGCAAG GCTATTTTCAAACCTCCAAAAGCTATTCGTGGTGGTATACCCATCTGCTTTCCCCAA TTTGGAACTCATGGAAATCTTGAGCAACATGGGTTCGCAAGGAATCGGTTTTGGAGCATTGACAACGATCCACCTCCTTTACCAGTAAACCCTGCTATTAAAGCTTTTGTTGATCTGATTCTGAGGCCTTCTGAAGAAGATTTAAAGATCTGGCCTCACAG TTTTGAGTTTCGCTTGAGAGTTGCTCTTGGACCTTCTGGCGATTTGAGTCTTACATCTCGAATCAGGAATACCAACACTGATGGGAGACCCTTCTCTTATACATTTGCATATCACACATACTTCTCTGTCTCTGACATAAG TGAGGTGCGTGTTGAAGGGCTGGAAACAATGGACTACCTTGACAACTTGAAGGCAAAGGAGCGTTTCACAGAGCAAGGCGATGCCATTGTTTTTGAATCGGAA GTTGATAAAGTTTACCTTGCTGCCCCCtcaaaaattgcaatcatcgatcatgagaagaaaaaaacattTGTTGTGACAAAAGAAGGGCTTCCAGATGCTG ttgtttggaacccttgGGACAAGAAGGCTAAAGCTATGCAAGATTTTGGGGATGGAGAATACAAGAACATGTTGTGTGTGGAGCCTGCAGCTGTTGAGAAGCCTATTACTCTGAAGCCTGGTGAAGAGTGGAAAGGAAGGCTTGCCCTCTCAGCTGTCCCTTCCAGTTACTGTAGTGGACAATTGGATCCATTGAAGGTGCTACATGGCTGA